DNA sequence from the Podospora pseudocomata strain CBS 415.72m chromosome 2 map unlocalized CBS415.72m_2.2, whole genome shotgun sequence genome:
GGTATTGAGACATTGAACAAAGAGGCAAATAGAGTATTGTGGTTTGGCGGTCTATTTTTCCAGAAGAGCATCGTGACAGTGTCCGGTGGAAAAGAGCGTTCCAGTTTGCGCCACACAATTATTGTGGGACCGAGGACGACCTCTCAGTGCTCCCGGCTCAGCCCATAGGGAATTTAGGGCATGTTACATTGGGGAGCACAGCGCATTTAGCCGCAGTTGCACGCCGAACCCTCGGCGCACTCAACTTGTAGAACCATCAGCCCATGAGCACGGTCATTCGTTTGGGATCTTGAGCTTGAATTCTGGTGAGTCAGAACTTTGTCTCAACCTTATGCTTATATGGCAAGCGAACCATCATCAGATCTCAAGGTTGTATTCGGATCATGTCCTGAGCCTTTATGCGGGCTGCGCCGTAGAGTCAACTTCAACATGATCCTCGGAATCCCGACCAAGAGTCGCTCGCCGCCTATTCGCTTCGAGTCTTTGTGCAACACGTCATATCGGGGTCACAGCCTCCACAAAAAGGTCGGTGTATGGGACATTCAGCTCACTCGAAGCTGCTTGGGAGCGCCATGGATGCCTTGGTTGGTCCTGGTCCGAAGACTTTAGACTAAATATTACCTCGACTGATCTTGAGTTCACCGCCTAGAGGCTTTTAACGAGAACCCAGTTTTTTCTGTTTGTCCAATTTCAACATCCAAACCTACGTTACTGAACCAGCATCATGGTTGTGACATACAGGAACAACCGGTTGGTGCCAGCTATCGTGATATCAGCGTGCCTCTGGGGTATCTATCATCTTGTGGATGTCAAAATTCCAAACGAAAGCTATCATACCGTCATACTTCCAGACTGGAGAACGCCACCATCACAAGTCGGTCATGATGTTGACCTTGATCCCCATTCAcatccaaccaccacggcatggtcaccaccaccagcagtTCAAACCCCTGACCCGACAAAGAGCCCAAATGGCAAGCCCAAAGACAGTACCCTGGCACCAGAAGACGTCCTTTTGATTATGAAAACGGGCTACACGTCTCTTTGGAAACGTCTTCTaatccacctcaccacctccctctccccagaccgcatcccccaacccaactcGGTCATCTACTCCGacgccccctccaccatcggcaccttcaacatcatcgacgccctagaaaacaccacccacaccctcAAATCGAACCATCCCGACTTCGAAATCTATCGCCAACAACCGCTCTACAACAGCCACAACGCCTACGTCGAAGCAGCGGGTATAGAAGGCGACAACTTTGGCCCCGCGGGTGGTTGGATCATCGACAAGTACAAGTTCGTCCCGTTGATGCAACACGCTGGGAGGAACTACCCCGACGCGAAGTGGTATATCTACATGGAAGACGACACTTATCTCTTCCTCACTAACATCCTTGCCTACCTGTCCAAGTATGACTGGAGGAAGTCGCATTACCTGGGCAGCTTCGCGGGGAAGTCGGACGTGATTTTCGCCCATGGTGGTGCGGGCTTTGTCATCTCCCGCGGAGCGTGGGAGAGGTCCTTTGGGCAAAACGACAAGATGGCCGCGGATTACGAAGAATACACGGCCGCCCACTGCTGCGGTGATCAAGTCCTCGGTCACGCGCTCAACAAATACGGGGTCAAATTCGGGGAGAATAATGGAGACGAAAGGTTCACCTGGGGCTTCAACCCTGTTGTGCACTGGCGATTTGGATTTGAGAAGTGGAATTGGTGCGAGCCGTTGCTGAGCTGGCATAAAGTCCATTCAAGAGATGTGGCGAGATATTACCAGTTGGAACAGGAGTGGGATTTTGAGAAAGACGGGCCGATCAGACATGGGGACTTTGCGGAACGGGTCATCCTTCCTGAGTTGAGGGCACGGAATAATAGGGCGGAGTGGTGGGATAATATGTCGGGGGTGTGGCAGGTTAGTTCGGGGAATAAGAATGATCCTCCTGGGCCgcaggggaaggggtatgatgaggggaagtggaagaaggcttGGGGGTCGGTGGGGGATTGTGAGGAGGCTTGCAAGTCGTGGGGGGATTGTGTTCAGTGGAGCTGGGTGGAGGATTTGTGTAAGATGGATAATAAGTTCATGATGGGGCAGGGGTATGCCCCGGCTatgatggagaggaagacgGCGTTAAAGAGGACTAGTGGGTGGTTGACGGATAGATTGGAAGGCTGGAAATGTGCATAGGTTGTTAAAAAGCCGCTGTTTTCTTCATTTAGGAATTATTTGAGAGAATCATGTACAGTAAGCGTATCGACCTCAGATCTGTTCTTGAACCCTCTGACATTCCTCTTGTATTGGGGTCATAGGTCACTGCCGCTGTTCCACAAATGCTTATGGGCCCGTAATGCAACgcctacctaggtagctCGTGTTACTCAGAGCAGATTCCGGGTCAATCCTTTAGATGGACCTAACGCAATTCTAGAAGGGACAAGGTTCCAACGATGATTTCTATGTTACACAAGGATAAAATACGACCGGTGATTGCTGTCTCAGCAGTGACACAGAGTCAAGCTGCGTTGTAGTGTATGTTGGATTAATCAATTATTTAATATAGCCGCCACGAGGTTCGGCAATAGCAGAATATGTTTGCTACGCCTTCCCAAACAATGCTGTCTATAAAGAGACGCTATCATCCCGTTGATTCCATAAATTAGTCTAGAGTTTGGCCTTGACATCTCGCTAGCCAGTTAGCCTTCCTCGATGATCATCatgaagctcctcctcacGATCACCGGCCTCGCAGCCCTTTCCAccgcaacaccaacctcgccttccACACCAACTGGCCGCATCAAGGACCCCTGGGGAGACTTGATGACCATCCTGGGCTTCTACCAACATCCCGAATGCAGCCATGAAGACCCTTACTGGTACATGACCACCAGGCTCGGTACGTTCCTAGCCGTAATGGACGAGACGGAAGGCTGCCAGAATGTGCCGGACGTATGGGGAGATGTGAGAGTCATCAAAGTGGAGCGTCAAGATAGGAAGTGCAAAGGTAAGCCGCTATTTACGGCCTCTGTCATCTCAAGTGCGGCACAGAGGTAGCTTACATGCCTGGTTTTCAGTAACGGTGTATGCCAACCCCGATTGCAATCCTGCCAGCGGAAGCGGGATCCCTATTCCAGAGGAGACTTGTGTTCCCTCCGAGCCGGAAAAGACTTGGAAGAGTTTCGCTATCAGAGGCTGTTTGGATTGAGGAACATG
Encoded proteins:
- a CDS encoding uncharacterized protein (COG:H; EggNog:ENOG503NZCU), which gives rise to MASEPSSDLKVVFGSCPEPLCGLRRRVNFNMILGIPTKSRSPPIRFESLCNTSYRGHSLHKKVGVWDIQLTRSCLGAPWMPCIMVVTYRNNRLVPAIVISACLWGIYHLVDVKIPNESYHTVILPDWRTPPSQVGHDVDLDPHSHPTTTAWSPPPAVQTPDPTKSPNGKPKDSTLAPEDVLLIMKTGYTSLWKRLLIHLTTSLSPDRIPQPNSVIYSDAPSTIGTFNIIDALENTTHTLKSNHPDFEIYRQQPLYNSHNAYVEAAGIEGDNFGPAGGWIIDKYKFVPLMQHAGRNYPDAKWYIYMEDDTYLFLTNILAYLSKYDWRKSHYLGSFAGKSDVIFAHGGAGFVISRGAWERSFGQNDKMAADYEEYTAAHCCGDQVLGHALNKYGVKFGENNGDERFTWGFNPVVHWRFGFEKWNWCEPLLSWHKVHSRDVARYYQLEQEWDFEKDGPIRHGDFAERVILPELRARNNRAEWWDNMSGVWQVSSGNKNDPPGPQGKGYDEGKWKKAWGSVGDCEEACKSWGDCVQWSWVEDLCKMDNKFMMGQGYAPAMMERKTALKRTSGWLTDRLEGWKCA